A stretch of Onychomys torridus chromosome 2, mOncTor1.1, whole genome shotgun sequence DNA encodes these proteins:
- the Hes5 gene encoding transcription factor HES-5: MAPSTVAVEMLSPKEKNRLRKPVVEKMRRDRINSSIEQLKLLLEQEFARHQPNSKLEKADILEMAVSYLKHSKAFAAAAGPKSLHQDYSEGYSWCLQEAVQFLTLHAASDTQMKLLYHFQRPPAPTAPAKEPPASGAAIHPTRSPAKVAATVTTSRQPSCGLWRPW; the protein is encoded by the exons ATGGCCCCAAGTACCGTGGCGGTAGAGATGCTCAGTcccaaggagaaaaacaga CTGCGGAAGCCGGTGGTGGAGAAGATGCGTCGGGACCGCATCAACAGCAGCATAGAGCAGCTGAAGCTGCTGCTGGAGCAGGAGTTCGCGCGGCACCAGCCCAACTCCAAGCTGGAGAAGGCCGACATCCTGGAGATGGCTGTCAGCTACCTGAAGCACAGCAAAG ccttcgcCGCGGCTGCCGGTCCCAAGAGCCTGCACCAGGACTACAGCGAGGGCTATTCGTGGTGCCTGCAAGAGGCCGTGCAGTTCCTGACCCTGCACGCCGCCAGCGACACGCAGATGAAGCTGCTCTACCACTTCCAGCGGCCTCCAGCTCCCACCGCACCTGCCAAGGAGCCGCCCGCGTCGGGCGCTGCGATCCACCCCACGCGCTCTCCAGCTAAAGTCGCTGCCACAGTCACCACTTCCCGCCAACCATCCTGCGGCCTCTGGCGGCCTTGGTGA